The genomic stretch CGTCGGGCACGCGATGAAGAACGCGCAGATGCGCATCGTCACGGGCAAGACCCTGACCTGCGGCGGCTCGCACGGCCGTGACAAGGCCACCTCGCAGGGCCTCGTGCACTGCGTGACCGAGTGGGCGAAGGAGAACAGCTTCGACCTCGCGGGCAAGACGGCGATCATCCAGGGCTTCGGCAACGTCGGCAGCCACGCCGCGCTGCTCCTCAACAAGCTCGGCGTCTCCACCGTCGCGACGGGTGATCACTCGGGCTACCTCTACAACCCCGAGGGCTTCAACCCGCACAAGCTCGCCGACTACGTCAAGCACAACGGCTCCATCGCGGGCTACAGCGCGGGCTCGGAGATCTCCCGCGAGGACTTCTTCGGGATCAAGGCCGACCTCTTCATCCCGGCCGCCCTCGAGAACCAGGTGGGCGCGGCCGAGGCCCAGGCGCTCGACGTGAAGCTCATCGCCGAGGGCGCGAACGGTCCGCTCAACCCCGAGGGTGAGGCGGTCATCGCGGAGAAGGGCATCCCGGTGATCCCGGACGTGCTCGCCAACTCCGGCGGCGTGACCGTCAGCTACTTCGAGTGGATCCAGAACAAGCGCAGCGAGACCTGGGACCTCGAGGAGGTCGACGAGAAGCTCGAGCGCAAGATGAAGAAGGCCTACCACCGCGTCGTGGCGTTCTCGCGCGAGCGCGGCGTCGGGATGCGCATCGCCGCCTACGCGCTGGCGCTCGAGGCGATCAAGACCGCCTACCACGAGCGCGGCATCTTCCCCTGAGCTCTAGCGCGGGACGGCGAGGACGCGGTCGACGCCGCACGCCGCGCGCGCGGCCTGGCTGGCGTCCCGCGCTTCGTCCCGGAGCTCTCCGAGCGGCTCGACCGCAGGGCTGACCTCGGCCCGGTCGGCCGCTCGGTCGCCTTCGGGCACGGAGCGCTCGTACGCCTCGGCCGCTCGCCCCGCACGCCGCGCCAGCTCCCGCGCCGCCGCGCGCGCGCGCCGCTCCTCGCGGCTGCCCGGTCGCGCCTCCTCCAGCACCGCCTCGAGCGCGACGATCGCCCCTTCTGCCGCGCGCACGGCGCCCTGCTCGCTGCGGTCGGTGAGCAGCGCCTCGGCCGCGTCGTCCGCGCGCTCGCGCACCCGCGCCGACAGCTCGCCCGAGACCTCGTCGATCCCGTCCATGACCGACGACGAGAGCGCCATCGCCTCGTCGCCTTCTACTTCGCGCGGGCTCTCGCGCAGCGCGGACAGGTGGTCGTTCAAGCGGTCGAGGGCGCTCTCCGCTGCGCTCGCCGCGTGCTCGGGAGGGGCCGCCGTGGCCTCGGCGCGCGCCGCGACCCTCGCCCACGCGGCGGCAGCGTCGGACCGCGCCCCCTCGCACGCGGGGTCGGGCCCCGTCTGGACCGAGGCGGGCGCGCCGCACGCCCAGACCGAGGGGAGACAGACCGAGAGGAGACAGGACAGGAGACCGAGTCGACGACGCATGGGTGGTCCGCGAGGGCCTGGAGCCTGCATGATGCGCAGCGCCATGGCCAGCCTCGAAGACCTCTCGCGGGCGCTGATCGCCCTCGATCGGCGCGGATACCCCGCGTACCGCTCCATCCGAGGCGCGTGGGAAGGGGAGGGGCTGACCCTCTTCGTCGACCACGTGCAGGGCGATCCGTTCGCGACGCCGTCGAGCCTCCGGTTTCGCATCCCCCACGGGTCCCACGCCATCCCGGAGGCGCTCTGGGCCACGCCCTCGCGACGCACCGCGCTGGCGGACCTGCTGCTCGACGTCTTCGCCGAGGAGACCCGGGCGCTGTCCACCTCGGGGAGCGGGGGCTCGGGGAACGTGCGGGTCGACGCGGGCGGCGCGGAGATCCTCGCCCGGACCGGCTGCATGGTGTTCGACGCGTTCATCGAGCTCCGCTTCCGGGTCGGGCTGCCCGCGCGGGGCCGCTCGATCCTGGGGCGCGCGGCGGCGGATTTGCTCACCCGAGCCCTGCCGCGCGCCGCGCGAGGGATCTTCTGGGACGCGATCGATCCCGAGGAGGCCCGCGCGCAGGTGGAGCTGGTGGAAGACCACGCGCACCTCCAGGGGCTGCTCGCGGAGCGGGGGCTGGTTGCGTTCGTGCGCGACGGGGCGATCCTCCCACGGGCCAGCGGCGTGTCGTCGGCGCCGCTGCGGGGCGCGGTGCCGTTCCAGAGCCCGGAGCGGCTCCGTGTGCGCTTGCCGACCCTGCACCACGGCGAGGTCACGGGCATGGGCGTGCCCGAGGGCGTGACCTTGCTCGTCGGCGGCGGCTTTCACGGCAAGACCACGCTCCTCGAGGCGCTGCAGGTCGGCGTCCATCCCCACGTGCCCGGCGACGGCCGTGAGTGGGTCGTCACCCGGCCCGACACCGTGAAGGTGCGGAGCGAGGACGGGCGCTGCGTGACGGGGATGGACCTGCGCCCGTTCATCCAGGACCTGCCTCCCGGTCCGGGCGGCGTCTCCCGCGACCGCGCTCGGTTCTCGAGCGCGGACGCGTCCGGGAGCACGAGCCTGGCCGCCGCCATCCTCGAGGCCGTCGCGCTCGGGGCGCGCGCGCTCCTGATGGACGAGGACACCTGCGCGACCAACCTGCTCGTGCGCGACGCGCGCATGCAGGCGCTGGTGGCGCACGAGCCGATCGTGCCGTTCATCGACCGGGCCCGCGAGCTCTACGAGGATCACGGGGTCTCGAGCGTGCTCGCGCTCGGCGGCAGCGGCGACTACCTGGACGTGGCGACGACGGTGGTGTGCATGGAGTCGTATCGCCCCGAGGACGTGACCGAGCGAGCCCGTGAGGTCGCGGCCCGCATCCCCACGCTCCGCCAACCGAGCACGTCGCTTCCGCCGATCACCTTCGCGGAGCGGCGCCCCGAGCCGTCCTCGTTCGACGCCCGGGTGGGGAAGAAGCGGCGCGTGAAGTCCCGCGGGCTGAGGGAGCTGACGCTCGGGCACCAGGTGGTGGAGCTGGGCGCGGTGGAGCAGCTCGTGGACGACTCGCAGGTCCGCGCCATCGGCGCGCTCCTCGAGCGGGCCGGTGACCTGGCGGACGGCGAGCGCGACGTCGGGGCGCTGGTCGACGCGCTGATGGCGCTCGTCGAGGAGGGCAGCCTGCTCGCCGCCCGAGACGCGCCCGAGCTGGCGATGCCACGACGCTTCGAGCTGGGCGCCGCGATCGATCGCCTGCGGTCCTTGCGATTCGCTTGACACCGCGAGGGCTGGGCGCGCGACAATCCCGCGCATGTCGGCCCCGCCCGCGTCGAGTGGCACGGTCCCCGAAGGCGGGGCGATCGATCTCTTGCGGGAGCTCGAGACCAACCGCGTCACGGGCGTGCTGCGCTACGAGTCCGACGGCCGCTCGGGAGAGATCACGCTCTTCGGCGGTGAGATCGCGGTCGACCAGAAGCCGCGCGCGGACGGCGAGGACCCGGTCGACGCGTTCCTCTCGGCCGGCGAGCTGCGCTACGAGATCAAGCAGCGGCTCCCCGAGCTGCCCGTGGCGCGAGGCGACGACCGCTCCAAGCACGGCTCGCTCGCGGTGCACGTGCCCGCGGACCTGATGAACTGGTGCGAGCACGCTGGGTTGACGGGCGTGCTCGAGCTGAACCACGAGGGGCGCCGCGCGGAGGCGTTCTACGAGCGCGGCGAGCTGCTCGCGATCGAGCTCGACGGCCGCGACGCGGCGGATCTGCACGAGGTCTTCGGCTGGGAGCAGGGGCGCTTCCGCGTCCGGCTGGACGAGGAGGCGATCGCGCAGTTCCATCGGGACCACGCCGCGCCGCCCGCGGCGGAGGAGTGGACCGCGGCGCCGCCGAAGAAGCGAGAGGACACGCGGCAGTTCCTCCGGGTGGTCGAGATGGCCCTCGCCGAGGTCGTGACGACGAGCGAGAAGGCGCGCAGCCCGACCCGGACCAGCCCGCCGCTCCCGCCGCCGCCGAAGAAGCGGCCTCGCCCCGACTCGATCCCGCCGCCGCGTCCGCGTCGACGAGACGAGCAGACGGTTCGGCTCATCTATCTGTCCGGCGATCCGCCGCCGCCCTCCACGGGCGACGCGAGCACCCGCCACGTCCGCGGCGACGTCACCGCCGAGCTCGCCCTCACCGAAGCGCAGCCCGAACGGCGCGCCGCGATGCAAGGAAGCGCCCCGATGGCCAAGAAGAAGAAGAAGCCCGCGACTCAGAAGCCCGACGACGCCGCGGAGGCCACGTCCGCCGCCGAGAGCGAGGAGGAGGCCGAGGCGTCCTCGGCCGAGCAGGGAGCGCCGGAGAGCGAGGCGGTCGCGCCGCCGAAGGCCGAGCCCCCGCCCAAAGCGGCCCCGCCGCCGCCCCCCGGGGGACCGCTCGGCGCGGCCGCGTGGACGCTGGGGACGGTGGTGCTCGGCGTCGGCATCCTCGCGCTGCTCGCCATGCTCCCGCCCGTGAGCTGCCCCCCCGGACGGGAGGTCTGCAGCTGGTCGAGCGGCTGCGTGGACCTCGCGCGCGACGACGAGAACTGCGGGGCCTGCGGCCAGAGCTGCGGCAGCGGGACCTGCCAGTTCGGCGAGTGCACGGAGTAGCGAGCCCACGCTACCCTGCGCCGGGCCCGATGCCGCGCGAAAGAAAACGTGCTCCGTGGTTCGCGCTGATGGCGCTCGCGCTGGCGTGGCCGGTGACGGGCGCCGCGCAGGGGAGGGAGAGAGAGGACACGAGGCGAGAGAGGCCTGCGGCCGAGTCTCGGCCCGACCCTGCGGCGCCGGACGCTGCGCCCGACTCCGCGCCCGCTTCCGAGTCCGCTCCCGAGTCCGCTCCCGAGTCCGCTCCCGCTTCCGCTTCCGAGTCCGCTTCCGAGTCCGCTTCCGAGTCCGCTTCCGAGTCCGCTTCCGCTTCCGAGTCCGCTTCCGCTTCCGAGTCCGCTTCCGAGTCCGCTTCCGCTTCCGCTTCCGAGTCCGCTTCCGAGTCCGCTTCCGCGCCCGAGTCCGCGCCCGAGTCCGGATCCGGTCCCGAATCCGCGCCCGGTCCCGACTCAGACTCCGCTCCCGCTTCGGGGTCCGACCCGGCCGAGGTGGCCGAGCCGGACGACGCGGACGACCCGGGCGACGTCGCGCCGAGCCGCTACTTGCTCGAGCGCGTCGAGATCCGCGGCAACGGGCGGACCGACGCAGGGATCATTCGCGCGTACGTGCCGATCCGGGACGGAGAGGTGCTCGACGCGGCCGATCCCCGGCTCGAGGGCGTGCGCTGGCGGCTCCTCAGCACCGGGTGGTTCGACGACGTGCGCGTGTCCATCGAGCGGGGCTCCGAGCGGCCCTACGTCGTGCTCGCCGTCCAGGTCACCGAGCGGAACACGTTCATCGTCCAGGGGCTCGCGTTCGGCGTCTCCGAGGGGCTGCTCAACAGCGACGACCCCAACACGCAGGTCGAGCCGTACTTCGGCATCAGCCTGGCGGAGGGCAACCTCTTCGGGACGGGCGTCGGGCTCGAGCTGGCCGCGCTGCTCTCGCTCCCGCAGCAAGGCTTCTCGCTGCGAGGGGGGCGAGGGAGCATCGGGGGAACCGACTGGGGGCTGACCGGCTCGCTCTTCTTCAACAACGGCCGCGAGTTCTTCGGCAACGACGACGTGGTTGTCGCGCTCGACGAGTGCCCCGACGACCCCGCGATGCCGTGCGAGATGTCGCGGAACGCGGTCGTCGTCTACCGCCGCTACGGAGGCTCGATCGGGACGGGGGTGGACCTCGGCACCACGCTGAGGCTCGGGCTGGAGTGGCACTTCGAGGCGGTGGAGCTGGTGGACCGCCCCGCGGCGGCGAGTCATCGGCGGGGCACCGAGATCATCCCCATCGACTTCCACATCCACGACGGCCTCAGCTTCGTGTCGGCGCTCGAGATCGGGCTCGAGCACGACGAGCGGGACCAGCCCGGGCTGCCGACGTCCGGGCGCCACATCTACGTCAACGCCGATCTCAGCGCCCAGCTGATCGGCTCCAGCTACGACTTCGTGCGGGTGCAAGGCGGCTGGCGAGAGTGGATTCGCCTGCCGGAGGCCAAGCACACCCTGCGACTCGGGCTCTACGCGGGCGCGGCGGTGGGTGACACGCCCTTCTTCTATCGCTTCTACGTCGCGGATCAGAGCGACCTCATCCCCTCCAGGATGCTCGCCCTCAACCTCGACCGTCGCGCCCCTCCGAACCTCCTGGGCACCTCGATCGCGGAGATGCGCGCGCAGGAGCTCGCCGGGCGGATCGACGTCGAGTACTCGCTCTGGGTCTGGGAAGACTCCGGCGACGTCCGCGGCCTCGTCATCTACGGCCTGGTCGGCGCGTACAGCCTCCTCGACGGCGAGGATCTGCGCGTCGCGATCCCCGGCTACGAGGGCTTCTCCCGCGCGCCGATCGACCTGACCTTCGACGTCGGGGTGCGGCTCGACACCGTGGTCGGCGTGTTCGAGATCGGGTTCTCCACCCTGCTCGGGTTCGTGCAGCTATGACGCGCGCCCTCCTCGCGGCGCTAGCCGCGCTGCTGGTCGCCTCCACCGCCGACGCGCAGGAGATCCCGCGCCGCACGATCGGGGTCAACTGGCACGACGGCGTCCCGCACGTGGACTTCCGGGCCACCGACCTGGCCGACGAGGACGTGCGCGAGACCCTGCGGCTGGGCCCCGTCCAGAGCCTCGTGATGCGCATCTACGCCTACCGGGCGAACGGCGAGGCGATCACGCTCGGGGTGCGCTCGTGCTCGGTGATCTTCGACCCCTGGCCGCGCAACTACCGTGTGCAGGTGCAAGACGAGCGGCAGGATCGCGCGTACGTGCTCGGCACGGAGGAGGCGATGCTCGACCGGTGCCTGGTGGCGCGTCGGCTGCCGATCGGGCGCGCGGAGGACTACGAGGGCCTGCGCGGCGAGTCGGTCTACTTCGCCGCGGTGATCGAGCTCAACCCGATCTCACCCGCGGAGGTGCAGCGCATCCGGCGCTGGCTCGCGCGCCCGGTCGGCGGCGGACGCGTAGGCGGCACGGCGTTCTTCGGGTCGTTCGTGAGCCTCTTCGTGAACCGCCGCATCGGCGAGGCCGACCGGGTGCTGCGGTTCCGATCGCAGTCGGTGAGGGTGCGGTGAGGCTCGGTCGCTTCGAGCGCCGCATCATCGCCGCGATCACGCTGGTGGCCGCGGTGACGCTCGGAGGCGCGGTGTGGTTCGGGCAGACCGCGGTGCGCGAGGCCTACGAGGTCGGCGTCAACGAGCGCGTCCTGTCGCAGCTCGAGGGGTCGCTCGACGTCTACCGCGACTACTTCCGGGCGGTGCGCGACCACGCCGACCGCACCGCCGACTCCATCGCCTACGATCGGCGCGCGGACGAGGCCCTCGGCGCGGGGCGCCGGGACGCGCTCGGGCGGTTCCTGGACGACGCCCTGGAGCGATACGACAACGTCGGGCGCGTCGTGGTCGAGTCACACTCGGGCGAGGTCGTCGCCATCGCCGAGCGGACGGAGCGGCTCGATCCCGATCTCAACCGGCTGCTCGTCCTGCAGCGCCCCTCCGGAGACGGAGGGCGTTTCCTGGTCACCGTCACGACCCCCATCGCGCCGTTCCGTAGCTTCCAGCGCGCGGACGAGCTGACCCAGGTCTACGCCCGGCTCCACGGGGGCGCGAGCTACGTCACCGGGTTCTACCTCGCGGTCTACGTCGCCTTCTTGCTCAGCGTGATCGTCGTGGCGCTCGCGATCGGCATCATCGTCAGCCGTCGGGTGACCCGGCGCGTGGCCGTGCTCGCGGAGGCGACGGAGCGGGTCGGCCGCGGCGACCTCGCGGTGCAGGTGCCGCTGGACGGACGCGACGAGGTCGCGGAGCTGACCCGCGCTTTCAACGCGATGGTCAGGGACATCCGCGAGAGCCGTGACCGCATCGAGTACCTCCAGCGCATCGGGGCGTGGCAGGAGTTCGCGCGCCGCCTCGCGCACGAGATCAAGAACCCGCTGACGCCGATCCAGCTCGCGGTGCAGCAGGTCCACCGCACGTACGGGGGAGACGACGCGCGCTTCCGCCGCACGCTCGACGACGCGAACGCGATCGTGGAGGAGGAGGTGGCGACCCTGCGGCGGCTCGTCGGTGAGTTCAGCGAGTTCGCTCGGCTCCCGGTCGCCGCGCTCGAGACCGCGGAGCTCGGCGCGTTCGTGCGTGAGGCCATGCGAGGCGTCGACACGGCCGCGCTCTTGCCGCCCGCGCTCGCCGGACAGACGGCGCCTTCTCTGGCGCTGGAGGTGGCGCCTGGCCCGATGTCGGTGAAGATCGATGCCCAGATGCTGAGACGCGCGCTCGACAACCTGGTTCGAAACGCCGTGCAGGCCGTCGCGCACGCGGCGCCCGAGGGCGGCGGCCAGGTCCTCGTCGCCGCGCGCCGCGAGGGCCGCGACGTGGTCCTCGAGGTGCGCGACGATGGGCCCGGGATCGACCCGGATCAGCGCGAGCGCGTCTTCGACCCGTACTTCACGACCAAGGACGAGGGCACCGGGCTCGGTCTCGCCATCGTGAAGAAGGTGGTGCTCGAGCACGGCGGCGCGATCGGCTGCCACGAGGCGCCCGAAGGCGGCGCCGCGTTTCGAATCCGCTTGCCCGCCGACGAACCGGCTGAGAGAGAGGACCCGTCATGAGTCGCGGTCAGGATCGGATCCTCTGGTACATCGGCGCCTTCTTCCTGCTCGCCGTCGGCATGCTCGCGATGCGCCTCTGGGGAGGCGGAGCGGCGAGCCCCGAAGACGCCGCGATGGTGGGCGAGCCGGCGCCCGTCTTCTCGTTGCCCATCGTCGCCGGGGAGGGCGCGGACGACGGCGAGCGGGTCTCGCTCGAGGCGCTGCGCGGGGAGGTGGTCGTGCTCGACTTCTGGGCGAGCTGGTGCCGTCCCTGCCAGTACTCGGTGCCCGTGATGAACAGTGTTCACGAACGATACGGCGGTCGGGCGCACGTCTACGGCCTGAACGTCGAGGAGAACGCGTCGCTCGGCGTCGTGCGCGAAGGGTATCGCCAGTTTCAAATGGGATTCCCCTCGCTCCGAGACGAGGGCGGCGTGGCGCAGAGCGGCTACGCGGTGACCAGCATCCCCACCGTGGTCATCGTCGGGCGCGACGGCGCGGTCCACTGGGTGCATCGCGGGGTGCCCGACGAGGACGAGCTGGCCGAGCAGATCGAGGGCGCCCTGACACGGGATTGATCCCGTGGCGAAAGATGAG from Sandaracinaceae bacterium encodes the following:
- a CDS encoding Glu/Leu/Phe/Val dehydrogenase, which gives rise to MSSDYKFFKVIQGYLEEAGRVIDLPDHVATILAQPKNEIIVHFPVKMDNGQTRVFKGYRVQHNNLLGPYKGGLRFHEGVSLDDLKALASMMTWKCALMEIPFGGGKGGVKMNPHSLTPEELRRVTRRFTHALGANIGPEYDIPAPDVGTNAQTMVWVMDTYMNTVGHAMKNAQMRIVTGKTLTCGGSHGRDKATSQGLVHCVTEWAKENSFDLAGKTAIIQGFGNVGSHAALLLNKLGVSTVATGDHSGYLYNPEGFNPHKLADYVKHNGSIAGYSAGSEISREDFFGIKADLFIPAALENQVGAAEAQALDVKLIAEGANGPLNPEGEAVIAEKGIPVIPDVLANSGGVTVSYFEWIQNKRSETWDLEEVDEKLERKMKKAYHRVVAFSRERGVGMRIAAYALALEAIKTAYHERGIFP
- a CDS encoding ABC-ATPase domain-containing protein; translation: MASLEDLSRALIALDRRGYPAYRSIRGAWEGEGLTLFVDHVQGDPFATPSSLRFRIPHGSHAIPEALWATPSRRTALADLLLDVFAEETRALSTSGSGGSGNVRVDAGGAEILARTGCMVFDAFIELRFRVGLPARGRSILGRAAADLLTRALPRAARGIFWDAIDPEEARAQVELVEDHAHLQGLLAERGLVAFVRDGAILPRASGVSSAPLRGAVPFQSPERLRVRLPTLHHGEVTGMGVPEGVTLLVGGGFHGKTTLLEALQVGVHPHVPGDGREWVVTRPDTVKVRSEDGRCVTGMDLRPFIQDLPPGPGGVSRDRARFSSADASGSTSLAAAILEAVALGARALLMDEDTCATNLLVRDARMQALVAHEPIVPFIDRARELYEDHGVSSVLALGGSGDYLDVATTVVCMESYRPEDVTERAREVAARIPTLRQPSTSLPPITFAERRPEPSSFDARVGKKRRVKSRGLRELTLGHQVVELGAVEQLVDDSQVRAIGALLERAGDLADGERDVGALVDALMALVEEGSLLAARDAPELAMPRRFELGAAIDRLRSLRFA
- a CDS encoding DUF4388 domain-containing protein, with amino-acid sequence MSAPPASSGTVPEGGAIDLLRELETNRVTGVLRYESDGRSGEITLFGGEIAVDQKPRADGEDPVDAFLSAGELRYEIKQRLPELPVARGDDRSKHGSLAVHVPADLMNWCEHAGLTGVLELNHEGRRAEAFYERGELLAIELDGRDAADLHEVFGWEQGRFRVRLDEEAIAQFHRDHAAPPAAEEWTAAPPKKREDTRQFLRVVEMALAEVVTTSEKARSPTRTSPPLPPPPKKRPRPDSIPPPRPRRRDEQTVRLIYLSGDPPPPSTGDASTRHVRGDVTAELALTEAQPERRAAMQGSAPMAKKKKKPATQKPDDAAEATSAAESEEEAEASSAEQGAPESEAVAPPKAEPPPKAAPPPPPGGPLGAAAWTLGTVVLGVGILALLAMLPPVSCPPGREVCSWSSGCVDLARDDENCGACGQSCGSGTCQFGECTE
- a CDS encoding BamA/TamA family outer membrane protein, with the translated sequence MALALAWPVTGAAQGREREDTRRERPAAESRPDPAAPDAAPDSAPASESAPESAPESAPASASESASESASESASESASASESASASESASESASASASESASESASAPESAPESGSGPESAPGPDSDSAPASGSDPAEVAEPDDADDPGDVAPSRYLLERVEIRGNGRTDAGIIRAYVPIRDGEVLDAADPRLEGVRWRLLSTGWFDDVRVSIERGSERPYVVLAVQVTERNTFIVQGLAFGVSEGLLNSDDPNTQVEPYFGISLAEGNLFGTGVGLELAALLSLPQQGFSLRGGRGSIGGTDWGLTGSLFFNNGREFFGNDDVVVALDECPDDPAMPCEMSRNAVVVYRRYGGSIGTGVDLGTTLRLGLEWHFEAVELVDRPAAASHRRGTEIIPIDFHIHDGLSFVSALEIGLEHDERDQPGLPTSGRHIYVNADLSAQLIGSSYDFVRVQGGWREWIRLPEAKHTLRLGLYAGAAVGDTPFFYRFYVADQSDLIPSRMLALNLDRRAPPNLLGTSIAEMRAQELAGRIDVEYSLWVWEDSGDVRGLVIYGLVGAYSLLDGEDLRVAIPGYEGFSRAPIDLTFDVGVRLDTVVGVFEIGFSTLLGFVQL
- a CDS encoding ATP-binding protein, with product MRLGRFERRIIAAITLVAAVTLGGAVWFGQTAVREAYEVGVNERVLSQLEGSLDVYRDYFRAVRDHADRTADSIAYDRRADEALGAGRRDALGRFLDDALERYDNVGRVVVESHSGEVVAIAERTERLDPDLNRLLVLQRPSGDGGRFLVTVTTPIAPFRSFQRADELTQVYARLHGGASYVTGFYLAVYVAFLLSVIVVALAIGIIVSRRVTRRVAVLAEATERVGRGDLAVQVPLDGRDEVAELTRAFNAMVRDIRESRDRIEYLQRIGAWQEFARRLAHEIKNPLTPIQLAVQQVHRTYGGDDARFRRTLDDANAIVEEEVATLRRLVGEFSEFARLPVAALETAELGAFVREAMRGVDTAALLPPALAGQTAPSLALEVAPGPMSVKIDAQMLRRALDNLVRNAVQAVAHAAPEGGGQVLVAARREGRDVVLEVRDDGPGIDPDQRERVFDPYFTTKDEGTGLGLAIVKKVVLEHGGAIGCHEAPEGGAAFRIRLPADEPAEREDPS
- a CDS encoding TlpA disulfide reductase family protein: MSRGQDRILWYIGAFFLLAVGMLAMRLWGGGAASPEDAAMVGEPAPVFSLPIVAGEGADDGERVSLEALRGEVVVLDFWASWCRPCQYSVPVMNSVHERYGGRAHVYGLNVEENASLGVVREGYRQFQMGFPSLRDEGGVAQSGYAVTSIPTVVIVGRDGAVHWVHRGVPDEDELAEQIEGALTRD